The following proteins are co-located in the Camelina sativa cultivar DH55 chromosome 12, Cs, whole genome shotgun sequence genome:
- the LOC104732977 gene encoding probable thionin-2.4, with product MEGKTLILSVLLMSLLMAQIQVDAKSCCPSVAARNVYNVCRLAKKSREFCCQLSGCKIVKEKKCTHPPYIHEILKTTGDDVSEFCKVGCLSSLCGALTTFQNSAASEIVNEAVEKCDMVCSTTCTKGSTNAAETA from the exons ATGGAAGGCAAAACTTTGATTCTAAGTGTGCTTTTAATGAGTCTGTTGATGGCACAAATCCAAGTTGACGCAAAGAGCTGTTGTCCGTCCGTCGCTGCTAGAAATGTCTATAACGTTTGCCGCTTAGCAAAAAAATCAAGGGAGTTTTGTTGTCAGCTCAGTGGCTGCAAAATcgttaaagagaaaaaatgcaCCCATCCCCCATATATTCACGAGATTCTGAAAACCACAG GTGATGATGTCAGTGAATTCTGCAAGGTTGGGTGTTTATCCTCTCTCTGCGGTGCTTTAACTACTTTCCAGAACTCTG CTGCAAGTGAAATCGTGAATGAAGCTGTTGAAAAATGTGACATGGTATGTTCTACAACCTGCACCAAGGGCTCAACGAATGCAGCTGAAACTGCCTAG